The Arachis hypogaea cultivar Tifrunner chromosome 14, arahy.Tifrunner.gnm2.J5K5, whole genome shotgun sequence genome has a segment encoding these proteins:
- the LOC112741592 gene encoding stilbene synthase 3-like, translated as MVSVSEIRNVQRAEGPATVLAIGTANPSNCVDQSTYADYYFRVTNSEHMTDLKKKFQRICERTQIKNRHMYLTEEILKENPNMCAYKAPSLDAREDMMIREVPRVGKEAATKAIKEWGQPMSKITHLIFCTTSGVALPGVDYELIVLLGLDPCVKRYMMYHQGCFAGGTVLRLAKDLAENNKDARVLIVCSENTAVTFRGPSETDMDSLVGQALFADGAAAIIIGSDPVPEVEKPIFEIVSTDQKLVPGSHGAIGGLLREVGLTFYLNKSVPDIISQNINDALSKAFDPLGISDYNSIFWIAHPGGRAILDQVEQKVNLKPEKMKATRDVLSNYGNMSSACVFFIMDLMRKKSLEEGLKTTGEGLDWGVLFGFGPGLTIETVVLRSVTI; from the exons ATGGTGTCTGTGAGTGAGATCCGCAACGTTCAAAGGGCAGAAGGCCCTGCAACTGTATTGGCGATTGGCACGGCAAATCCATCAAATTGTGTTGATCAGAGTACATATGCTGATTACTATTTCAGAGTAACTAATAGCGAGCACATGACTGATCTCAAGAAAAAATTTCAGCGTATTT GTGAAAGAACACAGATAAAAAACAGACATATGTACTTAACGGAAGAAATACTGAAAGAGAATCCTAACATGTGTGCATACAAGGCACCGTCGTTGGATGCAAGGGAAGATATGATGATCAGGGAGGTACCAAGAGTTGGAAAAGAGGCTGCAACCAAGGCCATCAAAGAATGGGGACAGCCAATGTCTAAAATCACACATTTGATCTTCTGCACCACCAGCGGTGTTGCGTTGCCTGGCGTTGATTATGAACTCATCGTACTCTTAGGACTCGACCCATGCGTCAAGAGGTACATGATGTACCACCAAGGCTGCTTCGCTGGCGGCACTGTTCTTCGTTTGGCTAAGGACTTGGCTGAAAACAACAAGGATGCTCGTGTTCTTATCGTTTGTTCTGAGAATACCGCAGTCACTTTCCGTGGTCCTAGTGAGACAGACATGGATAGTCTTGTAGGACAAGCATTGTTTGCGGATGGAGCTGCTGCGATTATCATTGGTTCTGATCCTGTGCCAGAGGTTGAGAAGCCTATCTTTGAGATTGTTTCGACCGATCAAAAACTCGTCCCTGGCAGCCATGGAGCTATCGGTGGTCTCCTTCGTGAAGTTGGGCTTACATTCTATCTTAACAAGAGTGTTCCTGATATTATTTCGCAAAATATCAACGACGCACTCAGTAAAGCTTTTGACCCATTGGGTATATCTGATTATAACTCAATATTTTGGATTGCACACCCTGGTGGACGTGCAATTTTGGACCAGGTTGAACAGAAGGTGAACTTGAAACCAGAAAAAATGAAAGCTACTAGAGATGTGCTTAGTAATTATGGTAATATGTCAAGTGCATGTGTGTTCTTCATCATGGATTTGATGAGGAAGAAGTCTCTTGAAGAAGGACTTAAAACCACCGGTGAAGGACTTGATTGGGGTGTGCTTTTTGGCTTTGGTCCTGGTCTCACCATTGAAACTGTTGTTCTTCGCAGTGTGACCATCTGA